From Terriglobales bacterium:
GCGTACACCATCGCGGCGCAATCCCGACCCGAATCCCATCCTTCGAAGCTAGCGGCTGGCAGGCTTCTGCTGCCAGGGCTCTTCGCTGGACTGGGCGGCGAACACCGCCATGCGCCACTCGCCCGCCTCCTGGCGCTGCCACACCACGAGATATCTTCCCTGATCGAGTTTCTTCGAGCCATCCTCCTGCGGCAGCTGGATGGAGTAGTGCCCCACGTCGTAGGCCAGGTTCCCGGCGCGCTGGATGAAGTCAATGCGCAAGGTGAAATCGGTCGCGCCCTGGCGCATGGGCTCGCGCAGGTACTCCCGGATGTTCTTCCGTCCGTGGATGGGACTGGCGTGCGCGGGCAGGTAGAGGGCGTCGTTGGTGTAGAGGTCCACCACCTTGTCCAGCTGGCCGGAGTTCCACAGGGTGGTCCACTCCTCGCTCAGCCGGTAGATGGCGACTTCCACATCCTCGTCGTTCGCGGTGGTGCGAATGGGAGCCATGGCTGCGCCACGGGGGAGGAAATCGCGCCTAGCATAGAACGATTCCCCCGGCGGCGCAATCTCTTGTAGTCGCTGGACTTTGGTCACCTGTCCCGCACCAAAGACCGGGGGCGGGGGCTACAAAGGGACACCTCGCATCCCTTCACCTCCGGCTGCAAGTGGTTGCAAGAAAACGCTTTGTCGTTTCCGGAATTGCCCCTATACTGACCCGGCATTCCCACTCTAGGTAGGAGGAACTAACAACATGAAGAAC
This genomic window contains:
- a CDS encoding SgcJ/EcaC family oxidoreductase; this translates as MAPIRTTANDEDVEVAIYRLSEEWTTLWNSGQLDKVVDLYTNDALYLPAHASPIHGRKNIREYLREPMRQGATDFTLRIDFIQRAGNLAYDVGHYSIQLPQEDGSKKLDQGRYLVVWQRQEAGEWRMAVFAAQSSEEPWQQKPASR